A genomic region of Actinomycetota bacterium contains the following coding sequences:
- a CDS encoding GNAT family N-acetyltransferase yields the protein MKKIINKIKIRESTINNCEDILRLIKQLEPQFTNDDIKIAEKIFKKIVDKENYLSRVAILSGEGDKKRVVGFISLSFKLTIHDLGLVAIVNELVIDENYRNKRIGSILLKNAIEEAKYRGCIEIEVSSSLERVGSHQFYKKHGFIEVGKFFSMEINNFKK from the coding sequence ATGAAGAAAATAATTAATAAAATTAAAATAAGGGAATCAACTATTAATAATTGTGAGGATATCTTAAGGCTTATAAAACAACTGGAACCTCAATTTACTAATGATGATATAAAAATTGCTGAAAAAATTTTTAAGAAAATAGTTGACAAAGAAAATTATTTAAGTAGAGTAGCAATATTGAGTGGGGAAGGAGATAAGAAAAGAGTTGTAGGATTTATTTCACTAAGTTTTAAGCTTACAATTCATGATTTAGGATTAGTTGCTATAGTAAATGAATTAGTAATTGATGAAAATTATAGAAACAAAAGAATTGGTTCAATTTTATTAAAAAATGCAATTGAGGAAGCAAAATATCGTGGTTGCATTGAGATAGAGGTATCATCATCTCTTGAGAGAGTAGGTTCCCACCAATTCTATAAAAAACACGGATTCATAGAAGTAGGAAAATTCTTTTCTATGGAAATAAATAATTTCAAAAAATAA